GCCGCGCAGCCAGATGAACACGAACAGGAACGTCCACACCTTGGCGGTGAACCACAGCATCGGCCACCAGCCGGAGTTCGCGCCCGACCACAGGCTGATCGGGAACGGCGCGTGCCAGCCGCCGAAGAACAGGGTGGTGGCCAGCGCGGACACCGTCGCCATATTGATGTACTCGGCCATCATGAACATGGCGAACTTCAGCGAGGAGTACTCGGTGTGGAAGCCGCCGACCAGCTCGCCCTCGGCCTCGGGAAGGTCGAAGGGGGCGCGGTTGGTCTCACCGACCATGGACACCGCGTAGATCAGGAACGACGGCAGCAGCAGGAAGACGTACCAGGTTCCGTACTGCGCCTTGACGATTCCGGAGGTGGACATGGTGCCCGAGAGCAGGAACACCGCCGCGAAGCACAGCGCCATGGCGATCTCGTAGGAGATCACCTGCGCGGTGGAACGCAGACCGCCCAGCAGCGGGTAGGTCGAACCGGACGCCCAGCCCGCCAGCACGATCCCGTACACGCCGACCGAGGCCATGGCAAGGATGTAGAGCACACCCACCGGCATATCGGTCAGCTGCAGCGGGGTCCGGTGCCCGAACATCGTGACCTGCGGCCCGAACGGGATGACCGCGAACGCCATCACGGCCGGAATCAGCGAGATCACCGGCGCGAGAATGAAGATCGGCTTGTCCACGATGGCCGGAATGATGTCCTCTTTGAGGAGCATCTTCACGCCGTCGGCGATGGACTGCAGGCTACCGCGCGGCCCCACCCGGTTGGGTCCGACGCGCATCTGCATGAACGCCACGATCTTTCGCTCGGCGTACACCGCAAGCATGGGGATCAACAACAAGAAGACGAAGATCCCGAGGGATTTGACGAGGACCAGCCACCACGGGTCGTGGCCGAACATGCCCAGGGTGTTCGCGTCAGGCCCGGAGGAGGCAGCCTGCGTAACCACGGAGGGCCCCGCGAACACCCTTATCAGGTCGAGCTCACTCACAGGTGGTCCTCCCGTCGAATGCGGACGATGTGGCCGGGCGTGGTGCCGAGTTGCACCAGCACGTCGGAGCCCGGCGAGTTCATGGGCAGCCAGACGACGCGGTCGGGCATCTCGGTGACGACCAGCGGCAGGGTGATGTGGCCGTGGTCGTTGCCGACCGTCACCGGATCGCCGGTGGTGACACCGATTTCGGCCGCGGTGTGCGCGGACAGCCGCACCACGGGGGTGCGGGCGGTGCCGGCCAGGTTCGGTTCCCCGTCCTGCAGGCGGCCGCGGTCGATGAGCATGCGCCACGAGGCGAGCACCGCGGTACCGGGATTAGGCTGGGCAAGCGGGCGCGGCGGCTGCACCGGGGTGGCGGCGGCCGGGCCGTCCCACGCCCCGAGGTCGGCCAATTCGGCTCGGGCGCTGGCCGCGTCGGGCAGGCCGAGTCGAATGCCCATCTCCTGGGCGATGGCGTCCAGCACCCGGTATTCGGGCATGGGCGCGGCTTGGCGGCGCACGGTGGAGTCGCGCAGGGCGGCGTCGAACTGACGGTGGCGGCCTTCCCAGGTGAGGAAGGTGCCGGTCTTCTCCATGGCCGAGGCCACCGGGAACACCACATCGGCGCGGTCGCTGATATCGCTGCGGCGCAGCTCCATCGACACCACGAACCCGGCGGCGTCGATGGCCCGCAGGGCCGCGTGCGGATCGGGCATATCGCCGACCTCGACGCCACCGATGAGCAGCGCGCCCAGCGACGGTGCGGCTGCGACGATGCCGGACAGGTCGCGTCCGGGAACTGTCGGGAGTTCGGTGATGCCCCACGCGGCCTGAACCTGGTGGCGTGCACCAGGATCCGTGAGGGGACGACCGCCCGGCAGCAGGTTGGGCAGGGCACCGGCCTCCAGTGCGCCGCGCTCACCGGCACGACGCGGGATCCACGCCAGAGCCGCGCCGGTCTCGTCCGACAGTCGCGCGGCGGCCGACAACCCGCCGGGGATACCGCCGAGGCGTTCCCCGGCCAGGATGATCGCGCCCGGTTCACGCAGCAGCTGCGCGACCTCGCCCAGGCGGGTGTATCCGGCCGTGGTCTCGTCGGTCTGGCCGGTCCGAATCGATTCCAGCACATGCGGTTCCGCGCCGGGCGCGGTGAGCAGGAGAGTGCCCGACATGCGCTGCAGGCCGCGCGTCACATACGGCGCGAGGGAGTAGATCGGGGTGCCGTTGCGGCGGGCGGCCTTGCGCAGCCGCAGGTACACGATCGGCGATTCCTCTTCCGCCTCGAACCCGACCAGCAGGACGAACGGCGCGCGTTCGAGTGCCGCGTAGTCGACCGTGACGCCGCGCCCCGCGATGCGGGCGGCCAGGAATTCGGCCTCCTCACCGGAGTGCTCCCGCGATCGGAAGTCGATGTCGTTGGTGTTCAACGCGACTCGCGCGAACTTCGAGTACGCGTACGCGTCCTCCATGGTGACGCGGCCACCCAGCAGCACCCCCGCCTTGCCGCGCGCGGACGCCAGCCCGCGTGCGGCGACGGTGATCGCCTCCGACCAGGAGGCGGGCTGCAAGGTCCCGTCCTTCCAGTTGCGCACCAATGGCGTGGTGAGCCGGTCGGGTTCGGTGGCGTAGGCGAACGCGAAACGGCCCTTGTCGCAGTTCCATTCCTCGTTGACCTGCGGATCGTCACCGGCCAGCCGGCGCATCACCTTGCCGCGGCGATGGTCGGTGCGCTGGGCGCAGCCCGACGCGCAGTGCTCGCACACCGCCGGGCTGGACACCAGATCGAAGGGCCGGGCACGGAAACGGTAGGTGGAGCCGGTGAGCGCGCCCACCGGGCAGATCTGCACGGTGTTGCCGGAGAAGTAGGAGTCCATCGGCTCCCCGGCGGCGATGCCGACCTGTTGCAGCGCACCGCGATCCATCAGTTCGATGAACGGGTCACCGGCCACCTGCTGCGAGAACCGGGTGCAGCGCGCGCACAGCACACAGCGTTCCCGATCCAGCAGGATCGCCGAGGACAGCGGAATCGGCTTCGGGTAGGTGCGCTTCTCCCCGTCGAAGCGGGATTCGGCGCGGCCGTTGGACATGGCCTGGTTCTGCAGCGGGCACTCGCCGCCCTTGTCGCACACCGGGCAGTCGAGCGGGTGATTGATGAGCAGCAGCTCCATCACCCCCTCCTGCGCCTTGGCGGCGACCGGAGAGGACAGCTGCGTGTGAATCACCATGCCCTCGGCCACGGTCTGCGTGCACGACGCGACGGGCTTGCGCTGGCCCTCGATATCGACCAGGCACTGCCGGCAGGCACCGACCGGATCCAGCAGCGGATGGTCGCAGAAACGTGGGATCTGGGTGCCGATGAGTTCGGCGGCCCGGATCACCAGCGTCCCCGGCGGGACGGAGACCGTTGTGCCGTCGATGGTTACGGTCACCAGGTCAGCGGGTGCCACCCCGCCGCTGGTACTGGAGTTAGCGATGGCGGTCATCGGATACTCGGTGCTGAGGTCTGCTCGCGAATGCGAGACATACAGCACCAGCCTCCTTCCGAGCGTTCTCGAGTAAGGGAAGTCTGTCGGTGGGGTCCGCTAGGCTTTTGTCTATGGAGGAGGTGGTGGGGTACAGCTACCGATTGCGACCGGGGCGCGACGCCGAGTCTGCGTTGTTTCAGGAGTGGCATCGCTGCCGCTTTCTGTGGAATGAGGCTGTCCACCAGTACAAGTCGGGCCGAAAGCCCACCTTCTCCACATTGAGCAAGCTTCTGACCTCCGCTCGCGCACGGTGTCAATGGCTCCGCGAAGGGTCCCAAGTAGCCCAACAGCAGATGCTGCGTACCTTTGCGCTCGCTCTCGACCACTCGTTTACGGCCAAGAACCGCCGAGGGCGCCCTAAACGCAAAGCGCGGAAGACGGCACACCCGTCTTTGGAATACACCAAGCGAGGGTCCAGTATCCGTGACCGACGATTGATACTGGCGAAGGGTCTGAGCATCCCGGTCGTCTGGTCGAGGGAGTTGCCGAGCGAACCTACGAGTGTGCGTGTCACCCATGACTCGCTTGGGCATTGGTATGCCACCTTCATTGTTCGTCGGACTGTTGAACCTCTTCCATCGACTGGCGCCGGAATCGGGATCGACTGGGGCGTCACCTGCACTGCCACCACCACCGATCCGGCGTTTGATCTGCCCCACCTTGGACACCGCAGCCGTTGTGCTGCGGAGCTGGCCCGAGCACAACGAAAGATGGCTCGACGCCGACGCGGCAAGATGGGACCCCAGTCCCGGGGTTTCCAGCGCGCCGCACATCAGGTGGCGAAGTTGAACAAACGAGCAGCCCGGCAGACGCGGCACGAGTCGCGTGTCTGGGCAAAAAAGGTTGTCAGTAAACATGACCTGATTGCCGTGGAGGACTTCCGTCCAGGCTTCTTGGCTAAGTCCACCATGGCCCGAAAAGCCGCGGACGCGGCAATTGGTGCAGCGAAAAATGAACTCATCGATCGTGGCATGCGGGCTGGCCGAAAGGTGGTGGTAGTTCAGCCCGCTTACACGACCATGACGTGTTCGAGTTGTTTTGCGAGAGCCAAGCAGCAACTTGGACTCGGAGAACGAACGTTCCAATGCCGCGAGTGTGGATACATGAGCGGTCGGGATCGAAACGCTGCCAGAGTGGTTCTGGCTGTGGCGGAACGCGGCCACACACGTGTTGATGACGTTAGCCAATCGGATCACCTCCTTCGGGCGGATGGTGCGGTTGCGGTCTGAGCGTGGAATCCCCCGTCTAGGCGGGGGAGGCGTTAACGCGCTCCTTCAGCCCAGAAGGTGGACCGGGCCGGATCGAACGGGCAGGCGCCGAGGCGGATGTGCTCGGCGTACTCGTCGCGGAAGTATTTGAGAGAGGAGAAGATCGGGCTGGCCGCACCGTCACCCAACGCGCAGAACGATTTGCCGTTGATGTTGTCGGCGATATCGGCGAGCTTGTCCAGATCGGTCTCGTGGCCCTGGCCGTTCTCCAGCCGCTGCAGCAGCTGGACCAGCCAGTAGGTGCCCTCTCGGCACGGCGTGCACTTGCCACACGATTCGTGCGCGTAGAACTCGGTCCAGCGCAGTACTGCGCGCACGACACATGTGGTGTCGTCGAAGATCTGCAGCGCCTTGGTGCCGAGCATGGAGCCCGCCGCCGACACGCCTTCGTAGTCGAGAGCGACATCGAGGTGCTCGTCGGTGAAGATCGGGGTGGACGAGCCGCCCGGGGTCCAGAACTTCAAGGTGTGGCCCTTGCGGACGCCGCCCGCGTAGGTCAGCAACTCCCGCAACGTGATTCCCAGGGGCGCTTCGTACTGACCCGGTCGGGTCACGTGACCCGACAGCGAGTACAGGGTGAACCCCGGCGATTTCTCGGTGCCGAAGGACCGGAACCACTCCACGCCATTGGCGATGATGGACGGCACGGACGCAATGGATTCCACATTGTTGACCACGGTCGGGCAGGCGTAGAGGCCCGCCACGGCCGGGAACGGCGGACGCAGCCGCGGCTGACCGCGCCGGCCCTCCAGGGAATCCAGCAGCGCGGTCTCCTCACCGCAGATGTACGCGCCCGCCCCGGCGTGCACCACGATCTCCAGATCGAAACCGGAGCCCTGGATGTTCGTGCCGAGATAGCCCGCGGCGTACGCCTGCCCGACCGCGGCCTGCAACCGGCGCAGCACATTCACGACTTCGCCCCGCACGTAGATGAAGGCGTGCGAGGCGCGAATGGCGTAGGCGGCGATGATGACCCCCTCGATGAGGGTGTGCGGCGTCGCCAGCATGAGCGGAATGTCCTTGCATGTCCCGGGTTCCGACTCGTCGGCATTGACCACCAGGTAGTGCGGCTTGACCGGCGCGCCGTCGGGCCCGGGACCCTGTGGGATGAAACCCCATTTCATGCCCGTCGGGAAGCCCGCGCCGCCGCGACCGCGCAGACCGGAGTCCTTGACGGTCGCGATGACCTCGTCGGGCTGCATGCGCAGCGCCTTGGGCAGCGCCTGGTAGCCGCCCTGGCGGCGGTAGGCCGCCAGGGTCCAGCCCTCGGGATCCGCCCAGTGTTTCGAGAGGACGGGTGTCAGAGCAGGCCGTTGGGAGGTATGGCCGTTCGTCACTGAGCGCCTCCGGTCGAATCCTGTTCGGCGACATGCAGACCGGCGAGGGTGGCGGGCCCGGCGGCGCCGTCGGTGGCGCCGGGACGCTGATCCTCGTAACCGGCCAGAATGCGGGCGGTCTCCCGGAAGGTGCACAGCGGGATGCCGCTGCGCGACCCGGTGACCTGTTCGCCGCGGCGCAGCGAATCCACCAGGCCCTTGGCCGATTCCGGGGTCTGGTTGTCGAAGAACTCCCAGTTGACCATCACCACCGGCGCGTAGTCGCAGGCGGCGTTGCATTCGATGTGCTCGAGGGTGACCGCGCCGTCGGCGGTGGTCTCCCCGTGCTTGATCCCCAAGTGCTGCTTGAGTTCCGCGAGGATCTGATCGCCGCCCATCACCGCACACAGGGTGTTGGTGCAGACGCCGACGTGATAGTCACCGGTCGGCAGGCGCCGGTACATCGAATAGAACGTCGCCACCGCGGTGACCTCGGCGTCGGTCAATCCCAGCTGCTCGGCGCAGAATTCGATGCCGGTGCCCGAGACGTACCCCTCCACCGATTGCACGAGGTGCAAAAGGGGAAGCAGTGCCGAACGCGAATGCGGATAGCGCTCGATGATCTCCTGAGCCTCGACGTGCAGCCGGTCGCGCACCTGCTCCGGATAGGGGATGGGCCGCGTGGTCAGGTTGAGCAGGATCTCGGTCATCGGTCGACACCACCCATCACCGGGTCGATGGAGGCGACCGAGGCGATCACGTCGGCCACCAGGCCGCCCTCGCACATGGCCGCCACCGCTTGCAGATTCGTGAACGACGGGTCGCGGTAGTGGACCCGATACGGCCGGGTGCCGCCGTCGCTGACCATGTGCACGCCCAGCTCGCCGCGCGGCGACTCGACGGCCACGTATACCTGGCCGGGCGGCACCCGCAGGCCCTCGGTCACCAGTTTGAAGTGGTGGATGAGCGCTTCCATGGAGGTGCCCATGATCTTGCCGATGTGCGCGGGGGAGTTGCCGAGCCCGTCCGGCCCGAGCTGCAAATCGGCAGGCCATGCAATTTTCTTGTCCTCCACCATGACCGGGCCCGGCCGCAGCTTGTCGAGGCACTGCTCGACGATCTTGACCGATTCCTTCATCTCGTTAACGCGGATGAGGTAGCGGCCGTAGCAGTCGCAGCCGGTGTCGACCTGCACGTCGAATTCGTAGTTCTCGTAACCGCAGTACGGCTGGGACTTGCGCAGATCGTGCGGCAGGCCGGTGGCGCGCAGCACCGGTCCGGTGATGCCGAGCGCCATGCAGCCGGTCAGATCCAGGTAGCCGACATTGCGGGTGCGGGCCTTCCAGATGGGGTTCTCGTTGAGCAGCAGTTCCATATCGCGCAGGCGTTTGGGCAGCAGGTCCAGCAGTTCGCGGACCTTCTGCACGCCGTCGTCCGGGAGGTCCTGGGCGACGCCGCCGGGGCGGATGTAGGCGTGGTTCATGCGCAGACCGGTGATGGTCTCGAACACGTCCAGGATCAGTTCGCGTTCGCGGAAGCCGAACAGCATCGGGGTCAGCGCCCCCAGTTCCATGCCGCCGGTGGCCAGCGCCACCAGGTGCGAGGAGATGCGGTTGAGTTCCATGAGCATGACGCGAATGACGTTGGCGCGCTCGGGAATATCGTCGGTGATGTCGAGCAGCCGTTCCACGCCCAGGCAGTACGCCGTCTCGTTGAAGAACGGCGACAGGTAGTCCATGCGGGTGACGAAGGTCGTGCCCTGCACCCACGGCCGGTATTCGAGGTTCTTCTCGATGCCGGTGTGCAGATAGCCGATGCCGCAGCGGGCCTCGGTGACGGTTTCGCCCTCGATTTCGAGAATGAGCCGCAGCACCCCGTGGGTGGAGGGGTGCTGCGGTCCCATGTTCACGACGATGCGTTCCTCGGCGGCCCCGTCGAGGGCATTGCGAATCTCGTCCCAGTCGTTGCCGACCACGGTGACCGCGCGTTCGGGGCGTTCCGCGGTGGCGGGCTGGGACTTGCTCGGTTCATTTTCAAAGATGCCGATGTCGTTCATCAGGAGTACGACCTCCGCTCATCGGGCGGCGGGATGCGCGCGCCCTTGTATTCGACCGGGATTCCGCCGAGCGGATAGTCCTTGCGCTGCGGGTGGCCACGCCAGTCGTCGGGCATGGCGATACGGGTCAGCGAGGGGTGACCGTCGAACAGGATGCCGAAGAAGTCGTAGGTCTCCCGCTCGTGCCAGTCGTTGGTCGGGTAGACCGAATACAGCGACGGAATGTGCGGATCCGCGTCCGGCGCAGACACTTCCAGCCGCACCCGGCGGTTGTGGGTGATGGAGTTCAGGTGATACAGCGCGTGCAGTTCGCGCCCGGTGTCCTCGGGGTAGTGCGCCCCGCTCACCCCCAGGCACAGCTCGAACCGCAGGGCTTCGTTGTCGCGCAACGTCTTCGCCACCCGCACCAGATGCTCACGGCGCACGTGCAGGGTCAGCTCACCCCGGAAGACGACGATCTTCTCGATCGCCTCCTCGAATCCCTTGGCCAGCGCCAGGCGCAGGTGCGCGATGATCTCGTCGAAGACGGGGCCGTAGGGCGGAGGCGTGGAGCCGGGCATGTTGATGGTGCGCACCAACCGGCCGTAGCCGGAGGTGTCGCCGGTGCCCTTGACCCCGAACATGCCGGTGCGCACGCCGATCACTTCGTCGGCGGGCGCTGGCGGCTCGGCGGATTCGGTTGTCGCCTGGGTGTTTTCGTCAGGTTCCACGGCCGCCTCCGGTGGGCTTTCCGTGCCGGCGGGTGCATCGAAGGTCATCGCAGCAGCCCCTTCAGCTGAATGGTCGGGGTGCTGGCGAGCGCGGCGGCCTCGGCGGCGCGCACGGCTTCTTCGCGGTTGACGCCGAGCGGCATCTCCTGAATCTTCTCGTGCAGCTTCAGGATCGCGTTCAACAGCATCTCCGGCCGCGGGGGGCAGCCGGGCAGGTAGATGTCGACCGGCACGATGTGGTCGACGCCCTGCACGATGGCGTAGTTGTTGAACATGCCGCCCGAGGATGCGCAGACGCCCATGGCCAGCACCCATTTCGGTTCGGTCATCTGGTCGTAGACCTGGCGCAGCACCGGGGCCATCTTCTGGCTCACCCGGCCCGCCACGATCATCAGATCGGCCTGGCGGGGGGAGGCGCGGAACGCCTCCATACCGAAGCGGGCGATATCGAATCGCCCGCCACCCGTGGCCATCATCTCGATCGCGCAGCACGCCAAGCCGAACGTCGCCGGCCACAGCGAACTCTTGCGCAGATAGCCGGCCAAATCTTCCACCGTGCTCAGCAGAAAGCCGCTGGGCAGTTTCTCCTCGAGACCCATGTCGGACTACATCTCCCGGATCGGGACGCCCCGGACAGTGCGCGGCGTCTTGTGTGAATTGGCTTGCGCGCCAATCAATCCCAGCTGAGCCCGCCACGCCGCCATTCGTAGGCGTAGGCGACCGAGACGTTGAAGACGAACAACGCCATCGCCGCCAGTCCGAACACTCCGAGCGCATCGAAGTGCACGGCCCACGGGTAGAGGAACACGATCTCGATGTCGAAGATGATGAACAGCATGGCGGTGAGGTAGTACTTCACCGGAAAGCGTTGGCCGGCAGCATTTCCCGGCCCGCCGCCGACGGCGTGCGGGGTCGGTTCGATACCGCACTCATAGGCTTCGAGCTTGGCCCGGTTGTAGCGTTTGGGGCCGATGAGGGCCGCCAGGAAAATCGAGAACACCCCGAACGCGGCGGCGACCGCGCCGAGGACAAGGGTCGGCACTTCTATGTTCACAACAGAACTACCCCTCCTGCGAGCTGGACAACGCATGACGGATGGCAGCAGCGAGTGAGGCGGCGGCGTCGTTGATACCGATGTCATTGATACCGGAGCCCGCGCTCGTGTGAGCTACGGCACAGATTACAACCCGGACCAGAAGATACATGACGATTCGCGATTGCGTTTGATCGAATTCGGAACGGTCTTTTATGACCGAATCGACGCAATCGCGGATGTCACGTGACAGGGAAACGCGCTGATCACAGCGCGGTGCGAGATCGGCCGAAGATCAGGCCGGAGAGCTTTGGCGGACGAGCCGCGCGGCGGCGGGATTCAGGCCGCGAAGCTATTACCGAGCACACCGAGCACGGCGTCGGTGAGGCGGATCGGGTCGATGGGATGCGAGACCGCGGCCTCGGCCCGCGACCAGTTCGCCAGCCAGGCATCGTCGGGGCGACCGGTCACCACCACAATCGGTGGGCAGTCGGCGATTTCGTCCTTGAGCTGCTTGGCCAGGCCGAGCCCGCCCGTGGGGGCCGATTCGCCGTCGAGGATCAGCAGATCCAGGCCGCCGGCGTCCATGCGCTCGACCACGACCGGCCCGGTCGCCACCTCGTGATACTCGATGGGCGGCAGGTCCGGGTGCGGTCGTCTGCCCAGCGCCACCATGATCTGGCTGCGGGTATCGGCATCATTGCTGTAGACGAGGACCCGCACGGCGGCGGGACGTTTCGCATCGGCGGCCACGTTCCGCATGCTACGTGCCTGGTGGGGGCGCGCGGGGCAGCTTCGCCCGAACTCGCGCGCGCGTCGCGGATTCGCCTGTCGCACAACACGGTGATGCGGGGTTATCGGTGAGCCGCGTCCGGTAGGGTCCCGCGGACGAGGGGAGATGACATGGCGAGGCGACCATTCGGGCATGACTCACCCGATCATCCGGTCCTGAATCTCGCGGTGACGCGGCCTCCCGGGTCCGACGCCGCGCATGGTTCTGGAACACCGTGGCGAAACCGGGCTTCCAGCCGAGTGATGCGGCGATGTCGGCATGGCGCGCAAACCTGCGGCGACTGCCACCGGCTAGCGTCGGAGGTTCATCGAGTGAAGGAGAGCGCATGCCTGCCGAATCCGTGGACGTCGTGGTGGTCGGGATGGGCCCCGGCGGTGAGGACGTCGCCACCCGGCTGGCGAAGGCCGGACTGTCGGTGGTGGGTGTCGAGGGGCGGCTGGTCGGCGGCGAATGCCCCTACTACGCCTGTGTTCCCACCAAGATGATGGTGCGGGCCGCGGGTGCGCTGGCCGAGGCGCGGCGGGTCGGCGAACTCGCGGGAACCGCGGCGGTGCAGCCGGATTGGGGGCCGGTGGCGGCCCGGATCCGCGACGAGGCGACCGACGATTGGGACGATGCGGCGGCGGTGGAGCGCTTCGAGAAGGCGGGCGGGCGCTTCGTGCGCGGCTGGGGGCGGATCAGCGCTCCCGGTGAGGTGACGGTGGCGACCGGCGACGGCGAGCGAGTGTTCGCCGCCGGGCGGGCGATCGTGCTGAATCCGGGGACGGCTCCGGCGATTCCGTCGCTGGACGGGCTGGAAGGCACGCCGTACTGGACCAATCGGGACGCGGTGCCCGCTACCGAGGTGCCGGAGTCGTTGATCGTGCTCGGCGGCGGACCGGTCGGTGTGGAATTCGCGCAGATCTTCGCGCGGTTCGGGGCGCGGGTGACCGTCGTGGGACGGCTGGTGCCGCGAGACGAGCCGGAAGCCGGACGGTTGCTGGCGGACGTGTTCGCGCGCGAGGGCATCGAGGTGCGCAGCGGTGCGCATGGAACGGCGGTGCGCTACGACGGGCAGGAGTTCGCGCTCGAACTCGACAGTGGCGAGACCGTGCGGGCGGCACGGCTGCTGGTTGCGACGGGACGTCGGACCGATCTGGCGGCGTTGGGAATCGGGGCGGTCGGACTCGACGAGAACGCGAAGTCAATCCCCGTGGACAACCGGATGCGAGCCGCCGACGGCGTGTGGGCCATCGGAGACGTCACCGGAGCCGGGGCGTTCACGCACGTGTCGATGTATCAGGCGCGCATCGCGGCGCAGGACATTCTCGGCGACGGCGACGAGGTCGCCGCCTACCATGCGGTACCACGCGTGACCTTCACCGATCCGGAGATCGGGGCGGTCGGTATGACAGAGGAGCAGGCCCGCGCCGCCGGGCTGAACGTCCGGATCGGATACACCGAAGTGCCCGCCTCCGTACGTGGTTGGATCCACAAAACGGACAACGACGGGTTCATCAAAGTCGTCGAGGACGCCGCACGCGGGGTGCTCGTCGGCGCGACCTCGGCGGGGCCGCAGGGCGGCGAAGTATTGAGCGCGCTGGCTGTCGCCGTGCATGCCGAAGTCCCGACCGCGACGTTGCGGCAGATGATCCTCGCCTACCCGACCTTCCATCGCGCCGTCGAATCCGCGCTCGATTCCCTCACCGGAAGTTAGGCATCGGGGCGTAAATCGTTGCTGGTCACGCTCGGGCATCGGGGTCATTCTGATAGCCGTAGATAGTCCCGAGCGTTGGGCGGTGGGCATGCGAATCTCGGAAATTCTGCGCCGTAAGGGCAGCGGCGTCGTCACGATTGCACCGGATGCCACGGTGCGCGAACTGCTGGCAGTGCTGTCGGCACACAATGTGGGCGCGGTGATCGTCTCGGCCGACGGCGTCGCGCTATCCGGCATCGCCTCGGAACGAGATGTGGTGCGCCGCCTGCATACGAGGGGCGCGGCCCTGCTCGACGAGCCGGTGTCCTCGATCATGACCGCGGCCGTGCACACCTGCCGGCCCGACGACGATGTCGAAACCCTCAACGCCACCATGACCGAACATCGCATCCGGCATCTGCCGGTGGTGCGGGACGGGCGGATGGTCGGCATCGTCAGCATCGGCGACGTGGTCAAAAGCCAGATCTCCGAGCTGGAGACCGAGCGAGAGGCGCTGGTGCGCTACCTCCACGGTTAACATCCCACTGTGGAATCCGAAATATCAACGCCCGAGGACACTCTCGCCGATTTCACCGCGCGAGTGATCAGCCTCGAAGGCGACGACAAGACCGTGTACGTCGCAGGGGCCGGGCCGGCGGTGATCGTCATGCCGGAAATGCCCGGCATCAGCCCGGATGTGCTGCGGTTCGCGCGCTGGGTCCGCGACGCCGGGTTCACCGTCTACGTGCCGTCGCTGTTCGGGGTCGATGGGGCGTATCCGACCGCGGAACTGGGGGACCGGGTCTCGCGGAAGGCGTGTGTCAGCAAGGAGTTCCGGGCCTTCGCCGGGGGCGGGACCAGTCCGGTTGCCGTGTGGTTGCGGGCGCTGGCTCGACTCGCGCATGGCGAATCGGCCGGGCCGGGCGTGGGTGCGGTCGGGATGTGCTTCACCGGGAACTTCGCGTTGACCATGACGCTCGAACCGGCGGTCATCGCGCCGGTGATCAATCATCCCTCGCTGCCGCTCGACGATCCGGCCGGGCTCGAGCTGTCGCCCGAGGACGCGACCGCGATCGCGGAGCGTTTCGAGCGTGACGATCTGCGCGCGCTCGCCTATCGGTTCGACAACGACAAATGGTGCACCGGACAGCGTTTCGCCGCGTATACGCAGTTGCTCGGCGACCGGTTCGACGGGCGGGTGCTCTCCGGTGAGCACGCGAATCCGACGCCGCCGCCGTTCTTCGCGCAGATCGTGCAGACCCCGCACAGTGTCGTCACCGCGCACCTCGTCGACGAGGACGGCCACCCCACCATTCAGGCGCG
This sequence is a window from Nocardia yunnanensis. Protein-coding genes within it:
- the nuoE gene encoding NADH-quinone oxidoreductase subunit NuoE, coding for MTEILLNLTTRPIPYPEQVRDRLHVEAQEIIERYPHSRSALLPLLHLVQSVEGYVSGTGIEFCAEQLGLTDAEVTAVATFYSMYRRLPTGDYHVGVCTNTLCAVMGGDQILAELKQHLGIKHGETTADGAVTLEHIECNAACDYAPVVMVNWEFFDNQTPESAKGLVDSLRRGEQVTGSRSGIPLCTFRETARILAGYEDQRPGATDGAAGPATLAGLHVAEQDSTGGAQ
- a CDS encoding NuoB/complex I 20 kDa subunit family protein, with the protein product MGLEEKLPSGFLLSTVEDLAGYLRKSSLWPATFGLACCAIEMMATGGGRFDIARFGMEAFRASPRQADLMIVAGRVSQKMAPVLRQVYDQMTEPKWVLAMGVCASSGGMFNNYAIVQGVDHIVPVDIYLPGCPPRPEMLLNAILKLHEKIQEMPLGVNREEAVRAAEAAALASTPTIQLKGLLR
- a CDS encoding NADH-quinone oxidoreductase subunit A; its protein translation is MNIEVPTLVLGAVAAAFGVFSIFLAALIGPKRYNRAKLEAYECGIEPTPHAVGGGPGNAAGQRFPVKYYLTAMLFIIFDIEIVFLYPWAVHFDALGVFGLAAMALFVFNVSVAYAYEWRRGGLSWD
- a CDS encoding response regulator transcription factor; the encoded protein is MRNVAADAKRPAAVRVLVYSNDADTRSQIMVALGRRPHPDLPPIEYHEVATGPVVVERMDAGGLDLLILDGESAPTGGLGLAKQLKDEIADCPPIVVVTGRPDDAWLANWSRAEAAVSHPIDPIRLTDAVLGVLGNSFAA
- a CDS encoding NADH-quinone oxidoreductase subunit C; translated protein: MTFDAPAGTESPPEAAVEPDENTQATTESAEPPAPADEVIGVRTGMFGVKGTGDTSGYGRLVRTINMPGSTPPPYGPVFDEIIAHLRLALAKGFEEAIEKIVVFRGELTLHVRREHLVRVAKTLRDNEALRFELCLGVSGAHYPEDTGRELHALYHLNSITHNRRVRLEVSAPDADPHIPSLYSVYPTNDWHERETYDFFGILFDGHPSLTRIAMPDDWRGHPQRKDYPLGGIPVEYKGARIPPPDERRSYS
- the nuoD gene encoding NADH dehydrogenase (quinone) subunit D, whose protein sequence is MNDIGIFENEPSKSQPATAERPERAVTVVGNDWDEIRNALDGAAEERIVVNMGPQHPSTHGVLRLILEIEGETVTEARCGIGYLHTGIEKNLEYRPWVQGTTFVTRMDYLSPFFNETAYCLGVERLLDITDDIPERANVIRVMLMELNRISSHLVALATGGMELGALTPMLFGFRERELILDVFETITGLRMNHAYIRPGGVAQDLPDDGVQKVRELLDLLPKRLRDMELLLNENPIWKARTRNVGYLDLTGCMALGITGPVLRATGLPHDLRKSQPYCGYENYEFDVQVDTGCDCYGRYLIRVNEMKESVKIVEQCLDKLRPGPVMVEDKKIAWPADLQLGPDGLGNSPAHIGKIMGTSMEALIHHFKLVTEGLRVPPGQVYVAVESPRGELGVHMVSDGGTRPYRVHYRDPSFTNLQAVAAMCEGGLVADVIASVASIDPVMGGVDR
- the nuoF gene encoding NADH-quinone oxidoreductase subunit NuoF, with amino-acid sequence MTNGHTSQRPALTPVLSKHWADPEGWTLAAYRRQGGYQALPKALRMQPDEVIATVKDSGLRGRGGAGFPTGMKWGFIPQGPGPDGAPVKPHYLVVNADESEPGTCKDIPLMLATPHTLIEGVIIAAYAIRASHAFIYVRGEVVNVLRRLQAAVGQAYAAGYLGTNIQGSGFDLEIVVHAGAGAYICGEETALLDSLEGRRGQPRLRPPFPAVAGLYACPTVVNNVESIASVPSIIANGVEWFRSFGTEKSPGFTLYSLSGHVTRPGQYEAPLGITLRELLTYAGGVRKGHTLKFWTPGGSSTPIFTDEHLDVALDYEGVSAAGSMLGTKALQIFDDTTCVVRAVLRWTEFYAHESCGKCTPCREGTYWLVQLLQRLENGQGHETDLDKLADIADNINGKSFCALGDGAASPIFSSLKYFRDEYAEHIRLGACPFDPARSTFWAEGAR